A stretch of DNA from Anopheles nili chromosome 2, idAnoNiliSN_F5_01, whole genome shotgun sequence:
GAAACCGGAGATCCGGCCGCTGCGTGTTCCCTTTACATGCGGCATCAGGCCCAAACGATCTCTACAGGTGCAGCGAAGCTCTGGTGCACGCGTAAATGaggtaaataatttaaatctcTCAGAATCTCCTCTGGGCCACTGGGCCAACCAACGTGAGCGGTTTGGTCCGGGAAAAGTACACACATTCGGGTGCGGAAGGTGAAATAAggtcaacagcaacagcaggttGATGCAACGAGCGATCGGCCGTTTTTCACCGTCGGCGGAAAATAAGAACTTGGGGCTCCGAGAAACTGTTTTCCACCTAAATGGCACACATTTGGGCTGCATGACCCAGGGGACGcaggtttcgtttttgtggcttttcgCTTTTGCGATGCCCGGTGCCGTTTTATATCAAGCGCGGTGTCGAGTAAGGCGTTGAATAAAACAGAGCTGTAACCGAGCCGGGATGTAATATTTTCCACGCTATCGCACATCGCAACCCATTCTTTTCTGGGATGGTGTGAAAGGCGGTGAGGCCTCCTCTTTTCGGCGCGAAACTTCGTCACATTTTGTTTGCAGTCTATTGGCGCACTTTGGGTGTTACAAAATTCCGTCATAACTCGGCGATTCCAGGTCGGCTTTACACTTTAggggatgaaatttaaatttcaaaagaGCTGGAAAAATTCATAATTCtagcacgaggaaaaaaagcgcgaTCTCAATTGCTATAGTTTTATGCTGCTTTCAAGGCTCTGGGTCACATGGTGATGGAATTGATGAATAGCTTCAGGTTATATTATCCGCCGGTAGCGGTGGTTGTTGTCTTAATAACGGAAATAAGTTAATGTGCGCCATACTTGCATACCTAATTGGCAACAAAGAAAGTCTCTGAACATGTTCTAGCCCATATTCGAGACATGAAATTTGGACATATGAAAAATACCTCAAGAAACAAAAGCTTCCATGCAGCTGAATGgggtaaatatttttcaacaaatttaaTTCTGTGACTCGTGAAAAGCACTTTTCTCGTTCTATAAGTGACACAACTTTCTATTTAAATATCTTATTCTTCTTACCTGAGTGTGAAATATTCAGATACACTTCGCAACTGattgattttatattttctgcttttttttagtGTTTCACAGATCAGAATTTTCAGCGTAAGTATGCCTGTGTTTATGGTCTAATACTTGTTTGCTTGATTTGAACCAGCTGCAGAGAAGTAATCATATCCTCGTGCAAGCATGAACATCGTTTTGCGCTTTATGTTTTCACCATAGTCATTGCATCGTGGATTTAATTGTGGAAATAAGCTTTTAGATGGGATGTTGTGCAAATGTTCGCTCTTAAGTTTTTGCTTCAACCTTGCTGTTTTTTGTCTGCTCTGTCATGTTGTGCATTTAGATCATTTGCTTGCCTATGGTTAGGTAACAGGAACCATTTAATGTAATTTTAACATTGTAATTGTAATTGTTGCGCAATTTTCTTACCAATGAGCTCTGGGTTAGTTTGGCGGTGGTCTTCTTCGCTTTAGGCTCTCTGGGATTTTCGTTGAAGCTACGTGCATTTGTTTCCGTTGGGATGTCCGGTTTATCAACCTGCGTTTCTCGAAGatctccttccttccttcaccGCCTTCGTTGCTCATAGACGACAAAAGCGTTTACGTTCTCCAAGTGGATGATGCATGTTCGTAAAGGACCGAATTAATCATAGGTCAATATATCACGCATTTCGTGCGTTGTTACCATTAACATCCGTATTAGTTTAGCTGGGAAACCGAACTGGTACATGGACTGATCCATGGTCAGTGACACGTGGTGCGAGGTGACATTTCTGCAGGATTTGAGTGTAAAGATTTGATTGGTGGTCGATTTGTCTTCCATGAAATCTCCTGCCCAAAAAAATCTCAAGCAAAGCGAAGGGAGTAGGGAGAGAAAGGAAGCGAAGAGGGGTTGCAGAACAATTTTCTCCAAGTATTAATATTTTAGATAGGCTAGGTATGAATGACCAACAGCTTTGGTAGCCTCATCCAAGGACGGGAAAAATACTTCTACGGCAATGTCTAAAGTACCGAAGACACTACTGCTGCATATATCGTTTGCAGCATCTGCACTGCAACCATACACCTGTGAACATCGGCACATAACCGGATTAATAATTTCAGTCATCTTTAGTAACTAATCATGAAGTTAAGCAAAAATGCGAAATTGCACTGTTCTGAAGCATTTTAGCCGATTCATATGCCAAATCGAAGATAATACTACCCATTTTGCGAAAATGCTGCGAAGTATTGTTGATCGTGATCCTGGTAACATAAAATAGATACTTTTCTTTCAATATGCCAAACCGGTAACCGTTTATACAAGACACAATGTTTAAAAGAACTCTACGGTACTGTTTTAATGTGTTCACAAGCTGCTGCTTTAGCTGGCACCAACTCCGCCCGCAaagattcaattttgaaatcTAAAAGTGCGCCCTTAAACTATCTTTACATTTTCGACcctgaaaaaaaacgcactatGTGAATCCTCGTTAGAGCAGCAGCTGAGCCTGTGAGACCCAAGCAGCGAGAGGGGATTGCCGCGACATATGTGGTGTACAAGTTGCTGAGTACGcttgtgtatatatattattatcATCAATGTGTTGTAGCCTATCTTTCTTTGCTGCCctgtgccttttttcgttATCAGTCAttgttggtgttgcttttaGCATATTTTACACCATTTATCTTTTATACTCTTTTGTCCGCTGGTTTATCATCCACGATCAGCGTGGTTTGCTCTTAAGCGAAACGTAGAATCTTTTGTCCTGACTGGACCCTGTCCGATAGTTGTCTACATGCGTGACTTTCTTCTGAGTAACATATTTGCACAATATTGGatacacgcacaaaaaatcgAAGTGGAAgatgaatttccatttccttctgGTATACTGAATAGAGCTTATTCTGATGCCACTCGTGGGAGATGTAGAATGCGTAGAAATTAACGGTAcatatatcatttttttacaaattcgTTTCCCGATCGCTAATGCCTAACGTTCCATCCTACTAGCCGTGCCATTCCTTTCAatgaatttgattttaaaatatactATTTATTTAACCAGTATTCAATTCGGTCGTGGAAAGTCCCACAAGATTTGATCAATGAGGCTGCTAATGCCGCTATGCTCCCAATTATCAATGCCGCATAATGTCTCTTACTGAGTAATGGGCGGTTGAAGATCTAGATTCCTggtgacaaacaaacaagaaaacccAAGGAAACATAGGAGATAACTATCAACGATATATACAATGTGCAATGTCTTGCTAACGATACAGAAGTCATTGTTCGAGCCAGAGGATACGCTTTCATAAAACGCCGCCACTGAAACGCAATGCAACGAGACTCCGAAGCGTCTTCGAAGGGATTTTCAGCACATTACTAGCGACAGCTTCGGATACATGCTGGTAaaagcttaaatttaaaatcgtACTTTAATAAAAACATTCGATCTCTAGTAgcagtaaaaaataaattagcttAGTGAGTGTGTTCGGAGACAATTGGGTGCTGGGAGACGGACAAGAGTAATCTTATCCGCTGGCAGGATGAAAAGTTTTACCATAAACATGGGTGTATGACCAGTTTcgggggaaaataataatgactTTTTGTTTATCGACCGTCTTTTGTGATGAGCTTATCAATAAGATCTTGCAAAGGTGCTAATTCACGACGATCGATAAGGTTGAACTCTTGTACAAAGTAGATGAAATGTTTAAATGAAGTATTGAGATGCGCTTCCTCGCTCAATCGTACCACTTCAGGAAAGTGTTGATGGTAGATGTGGGCGTACACGCGGAACAATCGCTTGAGGATCGTTTTGGCGATATTAATAAAGTTCTTCGGGAACGGCACACCAATTTTCGAAGGAAACAGCGTCTCATCGTCTAGTTGATCTTGCACCCACGTCATAAGGTAGTCGATGTACTTAGGCGCGCTGCACTTTATCGGTTTCTTCACCGTTTGTCCATCCGCCCAATGGTACTCGTACTTTGGACCAGCAGACATGATGCCACAAGTGTCTTCGGTACAGAACTCCGTTATAGTGCCGTACAGCatgttgatttgattgaaaaaatctACCGCTAAAAATAGAATCACATGTAGCTCATTAGTGTAAAACGTAATTACATTCCCGTAAGAAACGGATCAACCAATTCAAAATAGCCACCCTGCGGTGGAATGAAACATGCATTATGTTTGACACTGAATGAAAAGCTATATTTATCTTGTCTGTTATCAATGGAATCTCCGAACGTGCCATTTAGCTAAAGAGTAAACTAACGAAACTATTGCGTGCATATCATGAGGAACTTTTTATATCCTTTCAACAAATACTTACTATTGACTGCGACCCATTCGTTGAGATCTTCACCATCCGGAAGCTGTACTGCATTCCGCAAGTTGCCGGAACCGAGCGTAGCAGCGGCATGTTTCATAAGATCATACTGGTGTGTACCTTctggaatgtttttctttggtttaaATGTTTTGCTCGAGCGACTGCAAAAACCCAGAAGGAATGAGTTAGTAGGTAGGGAAAATTGGCGATTGTATGTAGCTGTGCGATCTCTTCTAGGGGATGACACGGTTGAATACTTACAACAAGAAGCTCATTGCGCTGGGTGGAACTTCCCTATATCCGCACCCCAATCAATACAACGGCTCACTACTGAGGGCCTCGCAGGATTAGCGAGTCTACTGGCAGCTTCAATCAACACTTGCGGTAAGTGATCGTCTAGGCACGGATTGAATTCTATAGTCCAGTTTGTGTTGATCGATTCTCCTTATCCAAACAACTACTCGATCTGAAGGAGTGCAACAATCACACTtaaccaaaccgaacggaatTGAATCGGAGCAAACGTAACAGTGGACTTAGTTTGTACACGGTCGCGATGGATAAAACAATACAGTTTGCCCTATTGGACAACTTACGAACGGAGTAACATGAAAGCTAATTCAAAGTGAAAATTaaagacgaaacaaaacgaatctTTGGGCACTGGTAGTAGGCAACAacttttttactatttttcccTACGATTCTCACGATTAAATCTGACGTTTGGTGGCCTTTTGAAATGTCAGTGAAAAAAAGGTGGGCTCCAAACTGATTTCTGATACACTTGGAGATAtgtatttgaaaatatttaaattattactTTAACGCTGTGTTGCAATACTAGTTGTACCATTCTTCAATTGATtagttattattttaaaatgattgcACAGTATAGTAAAGCGTTATTACATaatatttgattatttgttttttgtaactATGGTTTAAGTTTAGAGGTACAATATTTCTAACTCAGATTAAATCAGGTTTTATTGGTTCCGTAcatattttccaattattTATTCTAAGTATTTAATGCAGTAAATAACTTCTTATACAATGGCTAACGAATAATGATATATATTTGCTGGATGCACGAGCCACACTGTACAGGATCGGATTGTCAGTTCCGGCATGTCTTTGATTTGACATGTTTTGAAGGAAGAATTTCTGCGCTAGTTTAATTTTTAAGGACTTTAACTTATTTCTTGGTGCAAAATTAGAAAATAGCAGTAAGTATAAATATACTGCAAATCTTGCACgtggaggctttttttttgtgttcgtaCTACTGGAACCAGTATAAGTAGCGATGAAAACACATTCGCTGCTGTGTGCTGCACGAGCAGATAAACATATTACATAAAAACTTATTAACCCGGGTGTAAACTGTGATTTTTTACTTCTATCAAACTATTAGATATGTTAGGATTACGAGGAATAAGTCGAAGTATCGGCTACTGTTTAATCAATCGCAGCTACAGTGCATCCACCAGTGCAATATCGGCTAAAGTACTTGCAGTAGATGCTAACGGCGATCGGAAAAAAGTACAACCAAACCCCAACCGCAACACACCAGGATCAAGCAGTGTGGCGAGTGGTTCAAAGAGTAATGATCAAATATGCTTAATTTATCTATCATTGAAGTGATGTACTTACATTACTGTTGTAGATCCCATCGTCGCCGCGGCTTTTGCTTCCTTGCGCAATGAAGAAGTTAGTTGGGAAGACCCCATCGCCAATGTTGGCGATACAAAACAAGACGTTCAGATTGATGAAATGATTCTGAAAGCAAACACTGTAAAAGAAATTCTTGCCGTGGCCGATGTAACAAAAGTCAATCGAAAGCAAGCTCTAAAGGTATGTCCGCATGGATTGGTGGTTGCAATGGAAGAGTTCACACGATTCTTATTCGATTCCCTTGTAGATAGTTTCAATTTTGGCCGAATGGAGCTCAATACGGAAGGCAAGTTTATCCGACTTTGAAAACGATTCACGTTTTGTGAATCTATGTAGTCTGCTGGGACGAACGAGCGCGCAGCGTACGGCTGGAAAGGTCAGTCACTCGACAAAAATAAGCGAACTTCAGGGTGACGATCTCCAGACCGTGCTCGGCATCACGGCGAATGATGAAGCGGCTAAGCTTGTCGCTGGACTCACGCTACCCCAAATGATCAAAGTTATGTCCTCGTTggctatgaagaaaaaacgaagcattcCGTTGCTGCGTTCGTTATCATTTAACATTTCAAGTAATCCGGGACATCTGAACCTGAAAGAATGCAGCGACCTGCTGTACGCGATGGCTTGCCTAAACTATCGTGACGTCGTACTGACGGGCCGGGTGTGCGCCGATTTGGATCAAGAACTACCAAAAAACACGGACAAAATAGCGCCTGTAGTGTCGATTCTGACGAGTCTCGGCATGCTTCGGTACCGAGATGGAACCGTGCTGGATAATCTTTGCAGCTGGATCGCAACTCACCATGAACTCATCAAACCAACCCAGCTTGGATCGTTGTTTCTGTCATTGGCAACGCTTAACTACGAGCCCATGAGCATGGACACATTAAAGGTGAAGCTAGTCGCTAACGTGTCAGAGAATGATTTTATACGTTCGGTCGATTGGTTGAATACGGTGTGGTCGCTTACGATCCTAAACTGTGTAACCAGCGCGCAGTTAACATCGGTTCTGAGTTCcgatttttttcacaaattgcaAGACGAGCGAAACGGCAATCTTCAGCCTTCGATGAAGATGAAGCTCCTTAATCTGGCCGCCGCTGCTAAGCGTGTCTCTGGTGCGAAGGAAACCCTTTTGGCCAGCCATCAAGCGGATCTCTTCGTCCCATTCGAACCGTCGAAAGACAAGCGAATCCTTGTGACTGGCATGTTGGACGCACTGAAGAGCTTAATACCTTCGGACAGCATGGTGAAAATTAGTCAAGCAACCACTATGGGATTCACAATTGGTGAGTTAATATTTTAACAATTGATTCCAACGTTCAATGTTTGTAAAA
This window harbors:
- the LOC128730424 gene encoding MOB kinase activator-like 1; translation: MSFLFRSSKTFKPKKNIPEGTHQYDLMKHAAATLGSGNLRNAVQLPDGEDLNEWVAVNTVDFFNQINMLYGTITEFCTEDTCGIMSAGPKYEYHWADGQTVKKPIKCSAPKYIDYLMTWVQDQLDDETLFPSKIGVPFPKNFINIAKTILKRLFRVYAHIYHQHFPEVVRLSEEAHLNTSFKHFIYFVQEFNLIDRRELAPLQDLIDKLITKDGR
- the LOC128732023 gene encoding FAST kinase domain-containing protein 3, mitochondrial yields the protein MLGLRGISRSIGYCLINRSYSASTSAISAKVLAVDANGDRKKVQPNPNRNTPGSSSVASGSKNPIVAAAFASLRNEEVSWEDPIANVGDTKQDVQIDEMILKANTVKEILAVADVTKVNRKQALKIVSILAEWSSIRKASLSDFENDSRFVNLCSLLGRTSAQRTAGKVSHSTKISELQGDDLQTVLGITANDEAAKLVAGLTLPQMIKVMSSLAMKKKRSIPLLRSLSFNISSNPGHLNLKECSDLLYAMACLNYRDVVLTGRVCADLDQELPKNTDKIAPVVSILTSLGMLRYRDGTVLDNLCSWIATHHELIKPTQLGSLFLSLATLNYEPMSMDTLKVKLVANVSENDFIRSVDWLNTVWSLTILNCVTSAQLTSVLSSDFFHKLQDERNGNLQPSMKMKLLNLAAAAKRVSGAKETLLASHQADLFVPFEPSKDKRILVTGMLDALKSLIPSDSMVKISQATTMGFTIDAECVLDKKCLPLPVDKNHEQGTRIALLVHDYHDMCQGPHLALNGIQTLNMRLLEQEGYTVVSIPYNEFSTSDKLLKRVEYLQKRFKSIVTSKQ